CTCAGGAAAGACCGGCGTGGACACCGATTCCCCTGCGCCATCTCCAGAACAGCCTGTAACTCCGACCAACAGCAGCAGCAGCATGGAAGCAACAACTCCTTTTCCTGAATTCGTCCACCCGCGGAATGTTCTCCGCTGATTCATCCTTTCACTCCAGAGATCGCTACCGATTCAATAATCTGTTTTTGGAAGATCAGGAAGATGATCAATACCGGCAGCAGCGCAACAATGGATGCTGCCATAATGAGCGGATAATCCGTCTGGATCGCATACGTGGCATTAAAGTTCGCAATAACGAGCTGCAAGGTCTGTTTTTCAGGTGAATTCAGATAAATAATCGGTGCCAGATAATCGTTCCAGATGCCCATGAACCAGAGAATCAGCTGAGCGGCAATCGCCGGTTTAATGAGCGGGAACGTAATGCTGGAGTACAGTCGGAAATAAGAGCTGCCATCAATTTTCGCTGCTTCAATAATGGCATCAGGCACACTAAGCAGATATTGACGCAGGAAGAAGATCATGACGACGTTACCAAATAATCCTGGAACGATAAGCGGCAGCAGTGTGTCCACCCAGCCCAGCTTCGAGAACATGATGAACTGCGGAATCATGACTGTCGGATACGGAATCATCATCGATGCGAGCAATGCTAGAAACAATTTATTTTTATGCGGAAATCTTAATTTGGCAAAAGCAAAGGCAGCGATACTCGACGTAAACGTCCCGACAACGGTAACACTGATCGCCACGATCAAGCTGTTTTTGATCCCGCTGAGTAGCGGACCTGCTTCCCAGATTTCCTTATACTTTCCGAATTGGAACACTTCAGGTATCCACACAGGCGGAAGTGCGAACACATCTTGCTTCTCCTTCACGGAAGTGGACAACATCCAGATCAGTGGTGCAATCATCGCAATAGCACCAAGTGCCAACACGATAAAAATGATAGAGTTCGTTAGTTTCCTCTTTTGACTGTAAGACATCTCCGGTTCACTCCTTTCCTAGACCATTAATCCCCATCATAGGCTGATTTTTCGTTCATTTTGAATTGCACCAAGGTAATGACAAAAATGAAAATACCAAGAATCATGGCCATCGCAGAGGCATAACCCATTTGCAGGTTGCTAAATGCTTTCTGCCAGATGTAGAAGACGATGGATGCAGATGAATATTCAGGACCGCCGGTAGGCGTCATAATGTTCATTTCGGTGAAGATTTGGGAACCACCAATGATATTCGTAACAACGAGGAAAAAGGTAACTGGCTTCACCATCGGCCAGGTGATGTTGCGGAAAATCTGGAACCCGTTTGCTCCATCGAGCTCAGCTGCTTCGTAATATGTACGTGACACACTTTGCAGTGCAGCCAGATACAATAACATCGTATAACCTAGACCTTTCCATACCGTCATAATAATCAGGGCCGGTTTAACTGTATCTTTGTTTGCGAGCCAGTTAGGGCCTTCAATACCGAACAGATCCAGGAATTGGTTCACTAATCCGTAATCCCCGTTGTACGCCCAGTTCCACATGATGGACACCGCTGCGAGGGAAGAAATAACCGGAATATAATAGATTACACGGAACGTCGTTGTGCCGGGAATTTTACGATTCAGACCCATCGCCAGCAGCAATGCAAGCAACAAACCAATCGGGATACCCAGCATCAGATAAAAGGTGTTGAACATCGCTTTGTAAAACAGATCATCCGTGAGCAAATCCTTAAAATTGGCTAAACCAATAAAGTTCATCTGTCCCAAGCCATCCCAATCCGTAAACGAACCGTACAAGGAATATAGGAAAGGGAACAGGACAAAGATCAGCAAACCAAGAACCGGAGGCAAAATAAATAAATATCCGTACAGCCTCTCTTTGCGATACAAACTAGATTTTGTAATCACTGCGCTCACCCCTGTTTCTAATATCAGCATGTTGCATGAATCGATACACGCCTGCTTGCTTGATCAATTCATGCAACATACCCGTATGGAATCCAAAATGATGCCAGCAGCGTGATAGCAGGCTGCTGGCACCGCCTTTTTTTGAAAAACGGAATCTACTACTCTATCCATTTGGCTTAGGCTGCTTCTCTCTGAACCTAACTTCATTCTTATTTCATTCACATGATTTCAGCATGTTGCTAAATGTTTTATTTCTGAGATTTCTTCTCTTGTTCTACCGCTTTGTCTAACAGCTTTTGCATTTTGGGCTGCTGCTGCTTCACATATTCTGCGGCTGTAATCTTGCCATCCAGAACCGGTTGAATGTCGGTGAAGAACAGGTCATACCATTCTGCGTTGTACGTGTAGTTCCCTGGAAGAGAACGGCCATAATCTTCTACGATATCAATGAATTCCTGTTTGTTGGCTGGTTTTGTAGATGTATCCTTAGCCCATTCGTCAGCCATATCGAGCAAATTCGGGATCTGTACTTTGGCATCCACCAACTGCTGCATGCCTTCTTTGGAAGCTGTGAGGTAATTAACCAATGCTGCAGCTTCTTCTGGATATTTCGTTTTGGCCGATACACCGATACCGAGTGAACCGATCCACGTTGCGGATTTTCCGGTAGAGCCCGCAGGGAAAGGCAGCAGGTCATACTCGAAAGGCAGTTTCTCGAATGTACTCATATCCCATGGACCTACAGGGAAGAAAGCCATTTCCCCTTTCATCCAGCGTTGGTACGTATCCAATGTTTGCGCTTCCTCAATGGAAGGCGTGATTTTGTATTTGTTTTGCATGTCCGCAAAGAATTGCAGTGCTTCCGCGAATTTCGGATCATCAATGGTCACTTTTGTTTTCGTTTCATCCAGCCAGTCGGCGCCATTGCTCCATACAAAAGCTTGCAAGGCCCACTGTACGTTAAAGCCTGTACCAAATACGTCCGGTTTGCCGTCTCCATTCGTATCCTTGGTCGCTTGCTGGTTTACCTTAATGAACTCATCCCATGTATATGGCTTGTCCTTGTCAGGGAATGGAATGCCTTCTTTTTCAAATAAAGTTTTGTTATAACCGAGTGCAAACGGACCCAGATCTTTCGGCATGCCGTAGAGATCGCCCTGACCTGCCATTTTGCCATCATAGCGATACAGATCCACACCATATTTCCAGATGTTATCGAGATCTACATCCGCATTATTTTCAACGTAAGGTGTCAGATTCATCAACACATTGCTGTTCACATAGGCTTTCACATCGCCAGGGTTAAAATAGAATACGTCTGGCAAGCTGTTGCCTGTAATAGCAGCTCTCAATTTGGTTGCGTACTGATCCGCAGCTGTTACGATAATTTTGACTTTGACACCTGGATGCTCTTCTTCGAATTTCTTAACAACGGCTTGATATGCCTTCTGTTCATCTGTTCCGCCCCGGAACATAAACGTCAGTTCCTTGTCCCCGCTTGAACCGCTGCTGCCACCGCAGCCTGCAAACACGATTGCGCTTACAAGCATAAGAAGCATTATCGTAACCAAACTCTTTTTCTTTACCATCTGAACCCCTCCTGATCTGGATTTGTAACCGTATTCAAGTAGCTGGAAATAAGATTTCTGTTGTTAAATTTATCAAACCCAGATCACTTTAGTCAATACTTTATTAAAACATTTTATATTTATTTAAAATAAATTAGTATGTTGGCCATCCGCTGGAATCCCATAGCAAGTCGTTGATTAGCAATTTTGGATTGCCATTATCATCAGCATCATAGGCGTGGCGCGCAATCACATTACCGTTATACACATCCTGACCACCGGGTCCCTTCCACTTGACGTTCCCCGAGTCCAATATCGTTCCGCCGCCATTCAACATGCTCATACCGTTTTTGTCCACATAAGGACCTGTAATACTCGTTGAACGTCCATAGACCATTTTGTACGTGCTATTTACGCCCTGGCAGCAAGAATCAATCGAGGCAAACAAGTAATAATAGCCATTCCGATACACAATACTTGGAGCTTCAATGGCACCACCATTATTCGGACGCGCCGCAATGGAGGATATGCTTCCGGTCGGTTTCATTGTGTTTTTGTCGAGTTTCACAATCTTCAGACCGCTCCAGAAAGAACCGAAAGCTAGCCACGGGTTGCCTGAAGCATCGATGACCAGATTCGGATCAATAGCGTTATAATTGTTGGCGGTTGTGGTTTGAAGCACTAATCCCTCATCCTTCCACTGACCTGCTCCAATGCTGGTTGCAGACGCAAGCCCGATCGCAGATCTGTTGGAGCCAAAGGTAGAGATGGAATAATACAGCCACACTTTTCCGTTGTACTGCTCAACGTCAGGTGCCCATACATCCAGACCGCTCTGTCCCGGAACGGCAGAGGCCCACCAGGATGGCTTACTCAGGAAAATCTGTGGAACCCGATACCATGATGACCCGTTATCCGATTTCAGTACCTGAATACCAGGACCTGTTGAGAAGGTATACCATGAGTTTCCTTCTTTGATGATGGATGGATCGTGGACGGCAATATCTCCGCTCAGATTCCAAAATGCCGCGAATGCCCGGGACTGACCCGCCAATAGCAAAACAAGTACAAGTAGTGCAGGCAATGCCCAACGCTTCTTCCTGAATCTTGTCATTCCTTTGAACTTTTCCAAATCGAATTCCACCTCTCCTGATCAAATAGTTAATTTGGTTCATGAAGTATTAAATCAATTTAGGTATACTAGGATTATAAAAGCGGTTACATCACATTTCAATGGTATATTTCAAATATATATGAAATGATTCAAGTTATTTTTTAAAGTAAATATTCAACATTTTATGAATATTACGCTCATTTATGCTATGTATACACGGGATTTGGCTTCCTTTTCTCTGCCCTTCCCTTCCATCGGGTAATCATTTATAATTATCTAAAACAAACCATATAAATGTACAGAAGCCTGGAACTCAGAAGGGCTTTGTTCAGAACGTGGAAAGGAAAACCACCTATGATTTATATTAAAGATCTGATGTCTGGCGTTAATATTTTCAAAGCACTCAGTTCCGAAATCCGGATTCAGATTATTGAGTTGCTTGCCAAGAACCAGAGTCTTAACCTCAATGATCTCGCAACCAAACTGGGGCTCAGCAATGGCGCCATTACAATGCATATTAAGAAATTGGAAGAAAGCGGCCTGATTGAGATCAACACTGCGGTTGGCAAACATGGAATTCAGAAGATTTGTTATCTCAATGAGGAAAAACTAATGGTCGACCTGCGTTCACAGGAGATTTTTAACCGATACGAGGTTGAAATTCAGGTAGGTCATTATAGCGATTATCAGGCAGCTCCTACATGTGGTCTCGCCACCCGAGACAGCATCGTCGGTGAGTTCGATGATCCGCGCTACTTTGCTGACCCACTCCGTATTGATGCAGAGATGATTTGGCTGGCCGAAGGTTATCTGGAGTATCGTATTCCCAACTACCTTAAGCCTAATCAGACGTTCAGCGAAATCCAGTTATCCATGGAATTGGGTTCAGAAGCGCCAGGTTTTTGCGATAATTACCCTTCGGATATTTTTTTCTACGTCAACGGCATCGAGATTGGCTGTTGGACGAGTCCAGGCGATTTTGGCAATACCCGGGGTACGTTCAATCCAGACTGGTGGCCGCCGCATCTGAATCAATACGGGATGCTGAAGCTGATCCGCATCACTCAAGAGGGCAGCTATATTGATGGATGCCGCATCTCCGATGTTACTCTGGACCAGATTGGCCTTGATTACAAAAGCGATATCCACTTTCGGATTGCAGTAACGGACGAACCCGTGAATAAACGGGGATTGACGATCTTTGGCAAAAATTTCGGCAATTACGGGCAGAACCTGCTTGCGCGTGTACTTTATAATGTGCAAGAGGAATAGTTGAGTATAAACTGCGTTACACCTCAAAAATCAACAAACAGCCGCCCAGTTAAAAAACGGACGGCTGTTTTCATTTTCTGTTACTTCACTTCGTTCAGACGTTCCGCCAAACGGTCCCAGGTTTCCGTAATTCCCTGCAACATCCCCATATCCATGACGGTTTGCAATGCCTCTGCGGATACATACTCTGATCGATTAACGATCTTTGTCTTGCCCCCAAGATCAATGAATAGCATGGTTACTTCGGTTGTCGGCAGGTTCTCATCTGTGTTGCCTTCGGCGTCCGAGAAATAATCGATATAAACAATCCGTTCCGGCTCAACAATTTCCTTATACACACCTTTTCCCCAAGATTCCATACCGTAAAAATCTCCCTGGTTCTTATCCTCACATTTCATGCAGTAATGCCAAACACCGCCTGGTCGAAAATCCACATTACAGACAGGAATGGCCCACCCTCTCGGTCCCCACCAGTGCTGAAGATGTTCCGCTTCCTTGAACATGCTGAACACAAGCTCACGAGGTGCGTCAAATACACGCTCAAGTACAAGTACCTTTTCATTTTCCACACTCGACGCCATTCCGTTGTTTAACATTGTCATTCCTCCTTATGAGTTAGCGAATACCTATGGTTTGTCTTTCTTACTTTGCAGTTCACGCAAATAATGATCCAGATTGTCAAAACGGTCTTCCATGATATTCTGAAACGACTGCACCCACTCATCCAATGTTTGAAAAGGTTCTGGACGGAGCTTGTAAATCCTGCGGTTGGCCACGGCCTTTACATCCAAAATGCCATGATCACTGAGCACTTTCAAATGCTTCGAAGCTTGAGGTTGACGTAATCCCAGCTGTTCAGCAATTTCCCCCACAGTAAGAGGACCATCACGTAATAATTCGACGATATGCATACGATTCGGTTCAGCCAAAGCGCCCAGCAAGGCCATATCCATACCCGGATTGTGTCCTGACATGCTGTTCACCTCATTCAGTTAATGTGTATAGGTAGAATCTCATCTCCTTCACCAAAATGTTCTTCTTCCTGATATTCAAAGCATACCCCATAAGGAATATTCCTGTAAAGGAATATTATCAAAATAATTATAACTTTTATTAAATAATTCCGAATGATGTATACTACATCCCGATGGAAATACTGAACGTTCCAATCGATACGATTCAAAGTGTTAAACATCAGCCAGCATTATTCCAGATCAGATTGGATAAATTCATAACCAACACGAAGGAAAATAAAATGTACGGTCAGTGGCATGACAACGGACGGCTATTGGACTATTAAATTTTCCCTGAGACAGCAGACAGGACCTCCCTATAAGGAGGCCCTGTTTTGATGTTTCCAATATTAATGATTCTGCCTGTACGTTTTGGGAGACATGCCATACGCCTTTGTGAACTGCCGGGTAAAATAATTACTGTCGTTAAACCCGCATTCATAAGAAATTTCGGTAATGGACAGGTTCCCCTGTTTTAACAGATAACATGCCTTTTCCAGACGCAGCTTCTGTAAATATGAAATGGGCGTCATCTGATAATAGGATCGAAATATCCGGTTCAGATGCCTTATAGAAACATTCGACTTCCCTGCAATCTCATCTAAGGTCAGGGGTTCCAGATAATGATCCTCGATATAGGAAATGGCATTCGCCAGATGCATCAGATTAGTGCCCTCAATTCCCTTCTCCTGTGTCTCATAATGCCTCGACAAATAAACAACCATCTCCGTAAAACGGGAGATCAGCATCGTCTGATATCCTTGCTGCCTGTTTCTATACTCCTCAATCATGACAGTGATTAGCGATTCCACGTACTCCAGGTTGGGAATAGGCAAGGCCATTTTACTCGGATAGGAATGAATACTGCGATAAAATGGCTCCAAAACAAACAAAGCCTGAAACCCCTTGGATTTTCTCAGATCCGGTCCGGCAGAAGCAAGCATTTCCGGTCTGAACATAATATTGCATATCTGAAAATCATGAGGATCACTGTAGGCATGGGGAGTTGAACCATTAATCACAAATACATTGCCCTTCTTAACAAAAAATTCCTCCGTATTGACAACATGTGTCGCATTGCCATTCAGGACAATGACAAGTTCCGAAAAGTCCACATGCTTGTGAAGTTCGGTGTCTTCCTCATGTCCTCCATATTGAATATAGAACGGAAATTCCAGATCAGCTGTAAACCAATTCAAATAGGCGTTGCTCAACAGTTCGCCCTCCATGATTCATGTTGGGATGAATGTCTATATCATGCTACTCCATGACCGAAAAATCAAGGTTTGCCGATCATTGGTTCTCTATAATTCCTCATGTAGCGATGCAAAAACAGCACAAATCGAGGGGGTGTCATTAGTCGTGAAAACCCGATTATATGATTTATTTGTCGGGTGCAAAGGCTTTTTTTAAATCCACAATTGTAAACGCATTCAATACAATAACGGATATTATCAGGGGGGTTATTATGGTTCATTCGATGAGAAAGATTGTAAACTATTCCGTCGCACTCACACTTTCATTAAGTTTGCTGGCAGGGTGCAGTAGTAGCAATGAAAGCTCGGAAAGTAAAGAAGGAAATGCCAGTGATACTTCACCGATGACGTTGACATTCTTCGGAGCAGATTCCAACGCGAACTGGAATAAGATGCAGGATGATGTCGGCAAGGAGATTACCAAGCAGACAGGTATCACACTGGATGCCGAATTCGCAGTATCGGACCCCGCTCAGAGACTGGCACTGATTGCAGCAAGTGGTGATTACCCCGATCTGATCAGTCCCAAGGGGGATTTGGACAAATTGGTTGATGCAGGGGCAATGCTGGACCTTACTGATCTGATCGATCAACATGCCCCAAATATCAAGAAACTCTTCGGCGACCAAATCAAGCGTCTGCGCTACAGTAACGAAGATCCCTCCATCTATGTCATTCCTACGTATTCAGCCATTGACGGAATCAACTTCGTGGCTGGTGCAGGTTTTGAGCTCCAGCATCGTGCTGTGAAGGAGGCCGGGTATCCACAGATCAAGACACTGCAAGACTATGAAAATGTCATTCGATCCTATCTGGAGAAGCACCCTACCGATGAGAATGGCAACAAAAATATCGGAATGACATTAAACGCCGATGACTGGCACATTCAAATTACCGTAACAAACCCTGCAGCTGAAACCACTGGTAAATCTGGTGATGGAGAGTACTACATTGATCCGGAAACGCATGAAGCAACCTACCATTTCCGCACGGAAGGCGAGAAAGAGTATTTTCAGTGGCTTAACCACATGTATAATACCGGGTTGCTTGATCAGGAGTCTTTTGTTCAGAAAAACGACCAATATCTGGCCAAAGTCGCTTCTGGTCGCGTCATTGGTCTGATTGATGCAGACTGGGGCTACTCTGATGGAGAGAAGGCGCTGAAGGCGGCAGGCAAAAATGATCAAACCTATGGACATTATTCTGTCATGCTGTCTGACCAGTACAAGGACAACCGATATCAGTCTACTGGGTTCATGGCAGGCTGGGGAGTAGGCATAACTGAAAGCGCTGAAGATCCGGTCCGAGCCATTAAATTTCTGGATTTCCTTGTTTCTGAAGAAGGCCAAATCCTTAATTATTGGGGCGTAGAAGGTAAGCAATATACGATGGAGGACGGTAAGCGTGTTGTACCTGCGGAAGTGCAGCAGCGCATTATCAATGACAATATCGCCTTTAGCAGAGAATCCGGCGTAGGCCTTTACACCAATATGGGTGGTCATTACGGGGATGGCGTGAAAGACTCTACTGGCAATTATTATACCAAGAACTTCCCGGAACAGATTATTAAGAATTACACGGATGTAGATAAAGAGACTCTTAAAGCTTATGATGCAACGACCTGGATGGATCTGTTTCCGAATGAGAAGGATTTCCCGGTAAAACCATGGGGAGCAGTATGGAATATCTCTGTGCCAAGTGATGATGAAATCAACATTATAGCTAACAAGGTGAAGGATATTACATGGAAGCAGATTCCGCAGGCCGTCATGGCCAAACCGGAAGAATTCGATGCCATCTGGAATGACTATCAGCAGAAGCTTGTTGATGCAGGTGTCGAAAAAATGGAGCAGGGTTTCACCAAATATGTCCAGGATCGCGTTAAACTCTGGAATGAATAGGAGCACTACATGATGACGAACTACAGCAATCCCGTGATTCCGGGCTTCTATCCAGACCCCAGCATCTGTCGGGTAGACGAAGATTATTATCTCGTAACCAGCACATTTGAATATTTCCCGGGTGTTCCCATTTTCCACAGCAAAGATCTTGTGAATTGGCGCCAAATCGGCCATGTTCTCACTTCTGTCGAACAGCTTCCACTTGCTAAAGCAGGCAGCTCCGGGGGCATTTACGCACCGACACTACGCCACCATGATGGCTGGTTCTACATGACAACTACCAATGTAAGCGGAGGTGGCAACTTCTATGTACGAAGCAAGCAACCTGAAGGACCTTGGTCGAATCCTATTTTTGTTGCCCAGGACGGTATAGACCCCTCCCTATTCTTTAACGATGATGGTCGTATTTACTTTCAATCCGCCTGTAATGGCGATGAAGGCGAAGGGATCTATCAATGTGAGATCGACATCTTGACGGGTAACAAGCTGACAGAGAGCCAGTTCATCTGGAGGGGAACCGGCGGTGCCGCGCCTGAGGCCCCACACTTGTACAAAATAAATGACTATTATTATCTAATGATTGCCGAAGGGGGAACCGAATACGGGCATATGGAAACCATTGCGCGAAGCAAGGATCCATATGGGCCATTCCATCCCTGCCCTCACAATCCGATCCTGTCGAATCGCAGCATGAAAACCAGTATCCATGCCACCGGTCATGCGGACCTCGTTCAGGTGCAGGATGGAAGCTGGTGGGCGGTATGTCTGGGCTTCCGTCCGGCAGCCTACCCCATGAGGCATCACTTGGGACGCGAGACGTTTCTGGCACCCGTGAACTGGACGAGTGACGGATGGCCTATAATCGGTTATGAAGGACATATTGAGCCTGTCATGACCGGGCCGCAGCTGCCTGAAGTCCAATGGCCCCGCAAGGAAATCCGGGATGATTTCAATGTGTCCACACTTGGCCTGGACTGGATCTTCCTGCGGAATCCAGCTCCAGACAGTTGGTCACTCACAGAGCACCCGGGCCATCTTGTTCTGCGAGGAAACCCCGTATCTCTCAATGATGGTGGAAATCCCGCCTTTGTAGGTCGTCGCTTGAGCCATTTCTTATGCAGCATGGCTGCCAAACTGAGCTTTGAACCAACGCATGATGGCGACGAAGCGGGATTGACCGTCTATATGAATGAGAAATATCATTATGATCTGGCTATTACGCGGATTGATGGTCACAAAAAAATGATATTCCGACGAACGGTTGGTTCTTTAAGAACCGAAGTAATTCGGGATTGTGGAGCTGGACCTGCGATATTACAGATTCAGGCCCAACGTGATATGTTCACTTTCTCCGTACAGCAAGATTCAACAACTGACTCTGTCCTCGGCTCTGGCGAAACCCATCTGCTCTCTACTGAAGTGGCGGGCGGCTTCACAGGAGTCATCATTGCCATGTATGCCCACAATCCATCAGGAGAAGGTGCACCCAGCCTGTTCGATTGGTTTGATTATGAACCACTGGATTAAATAATGGTGTAACCTTCGAATTTAAATGTAAAAACTATAATATAACCTCTATTACAATCATCCCCTTCAAGTAGATACTCTTTAAAAAGCCTTGTGTGGTAACATAAGGAAAGGAGTGAACTTGAAGGGGATTTTGCTATGGCTAAATCCCTCGATCCGCTCAAGAAACGTTCTGCATGACTCCCCCTTAAATCTCAGAAAAGATTCATTGATTTATTAGAGAAGTTCTCCTAATATTTTTAGTAGGAACACCCAGCAGCTCGGCACCATGGTAATACTTCATTGTCTTTATGAGAGCGCTATCGCTGCAGCTCTAAAGAAAAACGGGAGGTTGCAGATATGAAATGGAATCACTTCAAGTCCAAGCTTCTGCTTAAGTACACGCTATCCTATATCTCCATTTTCCTTATCCCTCTTGTTATATTAACCATCATTATTTATCACAATGCTGTGGACACACTCCGTTCAGAGATCGAACAGACCAATGTCAATCAGTTGACCCAAGCCAAAACGGTCATTGATGACCGCATGAAGGAATTGCAGGATATCGCATTTCGTATCGCCTATGATGAGCAGCTAACCCGTTATTGGACACACCATCCCTATTATAGTCGGGAATCGATTAGTGCCTTGGTCAAATATAAAGCCACCAGTTCCATTATCGATGAGCTATTTCTGTTCTTCCGCGGAGATGATAGCATCTACTCGTCTCAGGGCTCTGAGAACCTGGATGTATTCACGGGCCGCTACAAATTTAATACATGGAACAAAACGGATATGATCCGGGATTTGAATAACGTTCAGTTTCCCACGATACGACCAGCTGAACAAGTCGTTCAAGGAACCAAAGTACCCAATTCCATGCTGGCCTACCTTGTACCGATTGCACCTAATAATACGCCCGCCCACGGCACTGTCATGTACCTGATTCACGAGTCCAATCTGACCGGATTGATTGATTCCATTCTCAGCGACTACCATGGGATGACTTATATTTTCGATAATTATGGGCAGGTGCTGGCCGCTAATTATAAAGGAGAAACCATTACCGAACAGGAAGTCAAATCTCTGTTTGAACTTGAGCCGGGAACACACAGCCTCTCCTTGAATCAAGAACCGCATTCGGTTGTATCCGTCAAATCAGACGCGGGCTGGACTTATGTAACCGCGATGCCAAGCAATCAATTTTTCAGCCGAATTGTCCATATTCGTACCTTTGTTGTTCTTGTTTTTTCCTTCATGGTGGTAATGGGTACCTTCCTCGCCATTATGTTGGCCCGAAGACAATACCATCCGATTTCAGACTTGATGGAGTTTATTCGTTTAAAAAATCATCCTGAACCTTCCGCATCCAGCAACGAGCTGGAATGGATCAAGAAAACGCTGCATGATTACAGCCAGCGTGTGGACCTTCAAGAGCCCTACGCTCGTAATCATATTCTGCTCATGTTACTGAAGCATGGTCATACCGGAGAGCTCCCCTCTGAGTTTACGGATAATCTCGGCATACGCTTTAACCGGTCCCATTATTTTGTCATGACTTTGGGATGGGAAATGCATGCTTTTCCCATCGTAGATCATCCTGAACAGCGTACTGTTATGCAGCTGATCAACGATATGGAACTGCCGGAGTTGTCGGCTTTTGCTTACGGCGTGGAGCT
Above is a window of Paenibacillus sp. E222 DNA encoding:
- a CDS encoding helix-turn-helix domain-containing protein, giving the protein MKWNHFKSKLLLKYTLSYISIFLIPLVILTIIIYHNAVDTLRSEIEQTNVNQLTQAKTVIDDRMKELQDIAFRIAYDEQLTRYWTHHPYYSRESISALVKYKATSSIIDELFLFFRGDDSIYSSQGSENLDVFTGRYKFNTWNKTDMIRDLNNVQFPTIRPAEQVVQGTKVPNSMLAYLVPIAPNNTPAHGTVMYLIHESNLTGLIDSILSDYHGMTYIFDNYGQVLAANYKGETITEQEVKSLFELEPGTHSLSLNQEPHSVVSVKSDAGWTYVTAMPSNQFFSRIVHIRTFVVLVFSFMVVMGTFLAIMLARRQYHPISDLMEFIRLKNHPEPSASSNELEWIKKTLHDYSQRVDLQEPYARNHILLMLLKHGHTGELPSEFTDNLGIRFNRSHYFVMTLGWEMHAFPIVDHPEQRTVMQLINDMELPELSAFAYGVELPQPDQVALIVGFDAEVGHESSLNARMESIVESLQLMVTEHVGIAPAIGIGNSYNSPLQLNQSYIEASTALEASMLHGQGSSTFFNALSGSSEEDSSFWVPKDVLLKLVQSLKQGSYDVAVQMVSTALNTLKSEMPSVPLLRCICFDILNTMLKTASELGIHHVVNQLPRITSYDSLEDLEKKLTGLAAEICAHVEAKSETEESSLMDEIVAYIDANFSDYDLSLGTISSKFTISSSYFSRSFKEKIGMNFTQYIWQKRMDEVIRLLLHTTDPLKDIITRVGYLDTPNFIRKFKKETGYTPGQYRKMHRPNDSSDSPDDDDEECLG
- a CDS encoding glycoside hydrolase family 43 protein; the encoded protein is MMTNYSNPVIPGFYPDPSICRVDEDYYLVTSTFEYFPGVPIFHSKDLVNWRQIGHVLTSVEQLPLAKAGSSGGIYAPTLRHHDGWFYMTTTNVSGGGNFYVRSKQPEGPWSNPIFVAQDGIDPSLFFNDDGRIYFQSACNGDEGEGIYQCEIDILTGNKLTESQFIWRGTGGAAPEAPHLYKINDYYYLMIAEGGTEYGHMETIARSKDPYGPFHPCPHNPILSNRSMKTSIHATGHADLVQVQDGSWWAVCLGFRPAAYPMRHHLGRETFLAPVNWTSDGWPIIGYEGHIEPVMTGPQLPEVQWPRKEIRDDFNVSTLGLDWIFLRNPAPDSWSLTEHPGHLVLRGNPVSLNDGGNPAFVGRRLSHFLCSMAAKLSFEPTHDGDEAGLTVYMNEKYHYDLAITRIDGHKKMIFRRTVGSLRTEVIRDCGAGPAILQIQAQRDMFTFSVQQDSTTDSVLGSGETHLLSTEVAGGFTGVIIAMYAHNPSGEGAPSLFDWFDYEPLD
- a CDS encoding ABC transporter substrate-binding protein, with amino-acid sequence MVHSMRKIVNYSVALTLSLSLLAGCSSSNESSESKEGNASDTSPMTLTFFGADSNANWNKMQDDVGKEITKQTGITLDAEFAVSDPAQRLALIAASGDYPDLISPKGDLDKLVDAGAMLDLTDLIDQHAPNIKKLFGDQIKRLRYSNEDPSIYVIPTYSAIDGINFVAGAGFELQHRAVKEAGYPQIKTLQDYENVIRSYLEKHPTDENGNKNIGMTLNADDWHIQITVTNPAAETTGKSGDGEYYIDPETHEATYHFRTEGEKEYFQWLNHMYNTGLLDQESFVQKNDQYLAKVASGRVIGLIDADWGYSDGEKALKAAGKNDQTYGHYSVMLSDQYKDNRYQSTGFMAGWGVGITESAEDPVRAIKFLDFLVSEEGQILNYWGVEGKQYTMEDGKRVVPAEVQQRIINDNIAFSRESGVGLYTNMGGHYGDGVKDSTGNYYTKNFPEQIIKNYTDVDKETLKAYDATTWMDLFPNEKDFPVKPWGAVWNISVPSDDEINIIANKVKDITWKQIPQAVMAKPEEFDAIWNDYQQKLVDAGVEKMEQGFTKYVQDRVKLWNE